The DNA region AGTGCTGGGAAGTTGAAATTAGCATCAGGTATAGCCCCTGGATAACGCCAAGCCCCTGTATGGATGCTGACGGGGCGCATGAACGCACCTAATTTTAATTGCTTTATTCTACTCATTATCCCTCCGTATCATGTTTAGAATGCAGGGGCGATCGTCCCTTTGAGATAGTTATTGATGTAGGTTTTCAATTTGGGATCAATAACTAATTGATTTAGCTTTTGGATATTTGGATCATTTACTTTTGATTGTACAGTTGCTAAACCTACTGCATAATTTTTGTTAGCCATGCCAATTTCGTCTAATACAATTGGGTCTAGGGATACTTTTGCTTGGACTAAAAAAGATGCCGAGGTCACAGCTAAATCAACATCATCCAATGCTCTGACGATCGCGTAATTATCTAATTCTTGAATTTGCAGATTTTTGGGATGCTTAATTACATCTTTGACGCTGTAATATTCTCCCGTCTTTTCTTTTAAATTGATTAAGTTAATTTGTTTGAGAAATTTTAAAGCCCGATCCTGATTGCTATCATCGTTAGAAATAGCGATGGTTGCTCCAGTGGGAATGTCCTTAAGGGATTTTGTTTTTAATTTTTTTGAATATAGCCCTGTGATGGTAGTATAGCTGCGATTTAACATAACAAAATCAGCATTCAGTCTTTTAGCAGCTTGTTTCATAAATGGTTCATGCTGGAAAAAGTTAGCATCAATTTCGCCATTTTTAAGAGCATCGTTAATTTTGACAGAATCAGCAATAGTCACAATTTGAAAGTCTAAACCGTGACTGGGGGCTATTTCTTTTTGAATGAATTTTAAAACATCTTCTGTGGTGGTATTGCGAGAACCAACTTTGAGTAATGTTGTCTTGGTTGATTGACTCACTAATTGACTAGTAGATGCAGGTTGTTTTGGTGTACAACCGGCAAAAGAAACAGATGCAATTGTACTTCCGATACCTAAAAGAAAATATCGCCGATTGATTCTTGTTAAACTAGCCATGATCAATGTACTTCCACTTCAAATTCGGCTTCGTGTAAATAGTTCAAAGCTTGCGTTACCTTCTGACCTGCTAATTCAATGTGGAACTGACCAACTCGGCGATCGCCTACGGTCTCCACACTCCCACTCAGGATATTGACATCCACATCAAAGCGTCGGGCTAAGGTGGCGAAAATTGGCTGACTGGCTTGTTCTCCCGCAAAGGCGATCGTAGCGAGAACAGCACCAGGTTTTGCTCTATAACCATTCCGACGGGGAAAAAATTCTTGGGCGAGAAATGATTCTGGTCTAGCGATTAAATCGCTCACATATCCCTTTTCAACAATCTTACCTGCATTGAGTATTGCCACACTATCGCAGATTTGCTTGACCACACCCATTTCATGAGTAATGAGTAAAATTGTCAAACCCATACGCTTATTCAAATCACGTAACAAGTCCAGAATCGACCTAGTTGTTTGCGGGTCAAGTGCAGATGTCGCTTCATCAGACAATAAAACTTTCGGTTCTCCCGCCAAAGCCCTAGCAATACCTACCCGTTGCTTTTGTCCCCCAGACAGTTGCGCCGGATAAGCATCAGCTTTACCTTGCAAACCCACCAGTGAAATTAATTCTTCTACCTTAGCCCGACGTTGTAGCCTACTCAAACCCATCACTTCCAAAGGAAAAGCAATATTTTCCGCCACTGTTCTGCAACTTAGTAAATTAAAGTGTTGAAAAATCATGCCAATATGTTGACGGGCGACACGTAATTTATCTCCCGACAATTTTGTGATTTCTTGTCCATCAACCACAACTGAACCTGATGTTGGTTTTTCTAGTTGATTAACACAACGAATTAACGTGCTTTTACCTGCGCCACTTTGACCTAAAACGCCAAAAATTTCTCCTGGTTTAACAAACAGGCTCACTCCATCTAAAGCGACAACTTTTTGAGTACCTTGGTGATAAATTTTGCGAACATCAGTAAATGTGATCATTTCAGAATTACCCCACAATTAATCATGACTATTTTTTAAGGAATGGGAATCACTGCGCCTTGATATTTATCTCTAATAAATTGTTTGACTTGATCATCCCGTAACAACTTATAGAGTTTTTGAATTCTGGGGTCATTTTCCTGCCCTTGTAATGTTGTCACTGTCACCGCATAAATCGGATTTTTACTGGATTCTAACGCCAAGGCATCTTTATCTGTTCTTAGTCCTCCTGCCAGCACTGTTGCACCTGTCATAACAGCTAAATCAACATCAGGAAGCGAAGGAATCATTTGAGTTGCTGGTACTTCTTTGACTTGTAAGTTTTTAGGATTTTCGGCAATATCTTTAGGACTAACTAAACCTTTAGCAGTAGTTTTTAACTTTACTAATCCAGCTTCTTCAATTACCTTCAAAGCCCGATGAGCATTATTAATATCACCAGGGATAATCACAGTGCCATTTTTCGGCACTTCTGCCAAAGATTTGTGTCTTTTGGAATATACACCCACTGGATTTAAGTGAATCGGCGGATTTAAAGCCACCATTTTAATATTATGTTGCTTGCCAAAATCCTCCATAAAAGGAACGTGTTGAAAGTAATTAGCATCAATTTGTTTATCTCTCAGCGCAAAGTTATTTTGTACACTGTCACTAAAGGTGAAAATTTCAATATCTAATCCCGCCTGTGGTGCGAGATTTTTCTTGACAAACTCTAAAATTTCTCCGGCTGGAACTGGTGAAACTCCAACTTTAATTTTTTCTTTGGTTGCTGTTGTTGTTGTGTTAGAGGCTGGGGTAGCAGATGGATTAGTATTTGTATTAGCAGAATTATTTTGCGGTGAACTACAACTAGTAAAAACTGTAGAAGCTGTAAAAGAGACAACTGCTAAGAGAAAAAACCGACGATTGATGTTGTTAAGCAAAGTCATTGATTTAATTACAAATAATGAAAATTAAGGAATGGGAATCACTGCACCTTGGTATTTATCTCTAATAAATTGTTTGACTTTATCGTCCCGCAACAACTTATAGAGTTTCTGCACTCTGGGGTCGGTTTCTTTACCTTTTAATGTTGTGACTGTCACCGCATAAATTGGGTCTTTAGCAGTCTCTAAAGCTAAAGCATCTTTATCGGTTTTTAATCCAGCTTGCACAATCCAATTACCTGTAACTCCGGCTAAATCCACATCAGGAAGACTCGGAATTGCTTGCGCTCCTGGTATTTCTTTAATTTGGATGTTTTTGGGGTTAGCAATAATATCTTTAGGACTCGCCGGACGAACATTTTCCTTAAGTTTGATTAAGCCTGATGATTCTAAGACTTTTAAAGCCCGATGAGCATTGCTAGGATCATCAGGAATTGTCACCAGAGCTTTGTTAGGTACATCATTAAGGGACTTATATTTTTTAGAAAAAAGTCCCACCGGATTTAAATGAATTTGTGGCGTAAAAGCATACATTTCAAAGTTATGTTTCTTGCCATAGTCCTCCATAAAAGGAATATGCTGGAAATAATTGGCATCAATCACACCATCTTTCAAAGCAGTGTTATTCTGCACAAAGTCATTGAATGTAACTATTTCGATATCTAGTCCCGCTTCTGGTGCTAAATTCTTTTTGACAAATTCTAAAATTTCACCTGCTGGTACTGGTGTGACACCAACTTTGATTTTTTCTTTGGCTGTAGTTGTGGTTGTATTGGCTGCTGTGGTGGCTGAAGGATTCACATTATTCACAGCCGAATTATTTTGCGGTGAACTACAACTAGCAAAGACTGTAGAAGCTGCAAATGATGTGATAGCAATTAAAAAGAATCGGCGGTTAATGTTAGTAGGTAATTTCATAGTTGTAATTACGAGTTAATTTGACTGTAAGAACTCAGCACCCAGGAATCAAAAGTCAGATATTGATCAGGAATGTAGCCTGATTTATATATATTATTCAGATTCTTTAACTATTCTGTCTCCTGACTTCTGACTCCTGAATTCTTAAGTTTGATTTACCATTTTTGGTCAGGAATCCAGTTGTAGTTTTTATCTTTGACATCTATTTTTTTCGGAATGATTTTGAGTTCATAAAATGTATCTGCCATACGTTGCAGACCACTTAAAACTTCATCTGTGACTGGTAATACTTCCCGTTGACCACCCCGTTCTTCTACTGTTTCCATTGTTTTTAGGTCAATTTTGTACAGTTTAGAAAGCAGTTTGGCAGAATCTTTGTAGTTTTCTCTCGACCAAGTACCAGCTTTTTCTAGCTCTTGTAAAACTATCTTGAGAACGTCGGGATGATCGCGGACAAAATCTGGAGCAGCATAATAAAAACTAGGGCTTTCGAGTGCTGCTTTATCTCCAAAGACGGCGCTATTATCTGCCAGTAAGCGAGTGCGGAGTTTACGTTCAGCTTCAGCTGTGTAAG from Aulosira sp. FACHB-615 includes:
- a CDS encoding MetQ/NlpA family ABC transporter substrate-binding protein yields the protein MASLTRINRRYFLLGIGSTIASVSFAGCTPKQPASTSQLVSQSTKTTLLKVGSRNTTTEDVLKFIQKEIAPSHGLDFQIVTIADSVKINDALKNGEIDANFFQHEPFMKQAAKRLNADFVMLNRSYTTITGLYSKKLKTKSLKDIPTGATIAISNDDSNQDRALKFLKQINLINLKEKTGEYYSVKDVIKHPKNLQIQELDNYAIVRALDDVDLAVTSASFLVQAKVSLDPIVLDEIGMANKNYAVGLATVQSKVNDPNIQKLNQLVIDPKLKTYINNYLKGTIAPAF
- a CDS encoding methionine ABC transporter ATP-binding protein; its protein translation is MITFTDVRKIYHQGTQKVVALDGVSLFVKPGEIFGVLGQSGAGKSTLIRCVNQLEKPTSGSVVVDGQEITKLSGDKLRVARQHIGMIFQHFNLLSCRTVAENIAFPLEVMGLSRLQRRAKVEELISLVGLQGKADAYPAQLSGGQKQRVGIARALAGEPKVLLSDEATSALDPQTTRSILDLLRDLNKRMGLTILLITHEMGVVKQICDSVAILNAGKIVEKGYVSDLIARPESFLAQEFFPRRNGYRAKPGAVLATIAFAGEQASQPIFATLARRFDVDVNILSGSVETVGDRRVGQFHIELAGQKVTQALNYLHEAEFEVEVH
- a CDS encoding MetQ/NlpA family ABC transporter substrate-binding protein — translated: MTLLNNINRRFFLLAVVSFTASTVFTSCSSPQNNSANTNTNPSATPASNTTTTATKEKIKVGVSPVPAGEILEFVKKNLAPQAGLDIEIFTFSDSVQNNFALRDKQIDANYFQHVPFMEDFGKQHNIKMVALNPPIHLNPVGVYSKRHKSLAEVPKNGTVIIPGDINNAHRALKVIEEAGLVKLKTTAKGLVSPKDIAENPKNLQVKEVPATQMIPSLPDVDLAVMTGATVLAGGLRTDKDALALESSKNPIYAVTVTTLQGQENDPRIQKLYKLLRDDQVKQFIRDKYQGAVIPIP
- a CDS encoding MetQ/NlpA family ABC transporter substrate-binding protein, with amino-acid sequence MKLPTNINRRFFLIAITSFAASTVFASCSSPQNNSAVNNVNPSATTAANTTTTTAKEKIKVGVTPVPAGEILEFVKKNLAPEAGLDIEIVTFNDFVQNNTALKDGVIDANYFQHIPFMEDYGKKHNFEMYAFTPQIHLNPVGLFSKKYKSLNDVPNKALVTIPDDPSNAHRALKVLESSGLIKLKENVRPASPKDIIANPKNIQIKEIPGAQAIPSLPDVDLAGVTGNWIVQAGLKTDKDALALETAKDPIYAVTVTTLKGKETDPRVQKLYKLLRDDKVKQFIRDKYQGAVIPIP